In the genome of Streptomyces sp. Q6, the window GGACCGTGAACAGGCGGTACTCGTCGCGGTTGTGACCGACCATCAGGTGCACGTCGCGCGCGGCGCCCGCCGCCAGTGCCGTCCACGGGTCCTCGGGCAGCACCTCGCCGTCGACCACCGGGGAGAACGGCGTCAGCGTGTGCGCGACGCGGCCCCAGCGGCCGGCGTACGACGGCAGGTCCCGGATCAGCGCGTCGGTCGCGTCGCGCAACGCGTCGGGGAGTGGGCGGCGAGGTCGGCCGCCGACGCGCCCGGTGCGCCGAGCCGCTCCGCTATCCGTGCCCCGATGTCCCGCGCCAGCTCCCGCGTGAAGAACGTGCCGGGCACGCTCTGCGCGATCGCCGCGCGCACCAGGCCCGCCGCCGACGGCATCGCGAGCAGCGACGCCACCGCGCCCGCGCCCGCCGACTCGCCGAACACCGTCACCCGGTCCGGATCCCCGCCGAACGCCCCGATGTTCTCCCGCACCCAGCGCAGCGCCGCCACCTGGTCGAGCAGGCCGCGGTTGGCCGGCGCGCCGTCGAACACGCCGAACCCCTCGGCGCCGACCCGGTGGTTGAACGTCACGACCACCACACCGCGCTCGGCGAGCGCCGCCCCGTCGTACGGCGGCCCGTCCGCGGACCCGGTGAGGTAGGCGCCGCCGTACACATAGACGAGGACCGGCAGCCGGGCCGCACCGAGCTCCGGCGACCACACGTTGACCGTCAGCCAGTCGTCGCCCTCGGGCGCGGCGGTGCGCGGGACCGCCGTGGCCAGCGACTGCGGAGGCGGCGGCCCGAAGGCGACCGCGTCCCGCACGCCGTCCCAGGTCAGCGCGGGCACCGGGGCCGCCAAGTGCAGTGCTCCGACCGGGGGTTGGGCGTACGGGATGCCGCGAAAGACATGGAGCGGCCCACGGGTGCGCCCGCGGACGAGTCCCGTCGTGGTGCGTACGGGAGCGGTGGCGGTGGCGTCGGTCATACGGTGTGTCCCTCCTGGGGGGCGAGGCCGCCGGGCGTGGTGGCCGCCGTACAGCATCCACGATGACACGAGTCATCGGAGTATCTGTCCCGTACCGCGGAACGCCGCTGATCCGACCGCGCGCCGCGGGCTCCCGGGAACCTCAGCCTTCCCGGTGGTGGACCCAATCCGCCCTGGTAGCAGTAGAGTTGACGTGGTAGCTTCGCCCGAAGTTCCGACGGGTGGGACCGACGCACGGGGGATGGTCGGTGGATACAGGCGCGGCACACGGGCCGCGGGGCGTCCCGGTGCGCCTCGTGACGCTCCTCGCGAAAGAACTGATCGCACTGGGATGCATTCGCGATGCCGGTCAGCGTTCCCTGTTCATCGAGCTCGTCGCCTCGGAGACGGGTCTCGAAGTGAGCGAGCGCGGCCTCGAACCGCGCGCCGAGATGGTCGCCCTGCTGAACAAGGTCCTGCCGCACGAGCGCGGCCTGCCCGCGCTGAAGGGCGCGGTCGAGGCCCTCGCGTCGCCGGAGGCGGCCGAGAGCCTGGCCCGCATCGCCGTGCGCGAGGCGCGCGGTGTGGAGACCCGGGGCACTCCGTCGTTGCAGCCGGTGCTCAGCGTCAAAGTCGCCCGCCAGGCACGCGAGTTACTGGCCTCGGGCAGCCCCGTTCCGCGCGCCGCGCTGCACACCGCGCTCGCCCGGGAACTACGCATCGAACTGCCCGACTGCGACGACGCCGTGGACTTCTTCGACCATCTGCTGGAGCAGAACGCGCAGTACGACGGGCTGCCCCCGGTGGTCGTCCTCGTCGAGGTGGCCGCCGACCTCGGCGCCGCCCGCGCCCCGGAACTGCGCGCCTGGTCGGACGGTTGGGCCGAGGACGCCGGACACGAGGCGACCCTGGCCGAGCGCCGGGAGCGGATCTCCGGGCGGGCCGCGGTCGACCCGACCGTGCCACGCGCCCTCGTCGTCATGATCGACCCGGCGGACGACAGCTCGGACCGGGTCTTCGTACGGCACTGGGTGAACGCGGCGGCGGGCATCTGGCAGCCGATCGCCCTCGGCGTGGAGTCCGCCACGCTCGACACCCTCGCCGCCGTCGTCGACCGGGCGCTGCGCCACGGCGAGGCCCAGTGGGCGCACCGCCCGGACGACGGACCCGTGCACATCGAATTCGTCCTGCCGCACGCCCTGTTGAACCACGACATGGCCCGCCTGGAGATCGACAGCGACACCGCGCCGCTCCCGGTCAGCCTGCGCTACTACGTGCATCTGCGCAGCCTCGACCGGATGCGCGCCCGCGACCCGGCCCAGCTGCGCCGCTGGCGGGCCCGCTGGGGCACCTTCCAGTCGGCGACCGCCGCCGAGGCCTACCGGTGGAGCGCCCAGGGGCCGCTCGACCTCGGCCGCTGGCGCGCCCGCCTCGCCGCGCGGCCGGAGAAGACCGCCGTGATCCTCCAGCACCCCGCCGTGCGCGAGCAGGGCCTTGAGGCGCTGGCCGCCGCGCTCGCCGAGGGCGTCGGCCTCGCCGCCTGGGACCGGCGCGAGAACATGCCGGGCTCCGTCGAGGTGCTCCAGCTCATCCTCGGCACGTCCCCCACCCAGCTGCCGGCCAAAGTCCACCAATTGCGCACACAGGCGGAGACGGACGATGTGGGACCGCTCCTGGTGGGCAGACATATCGCGTTCCTGTGGGACGACCCCAACCGCCTGGTCGACTGTGAGGAGATGCCGGCATGACGGAGCAGTACGGTGCCGCCGGGGCGCCGCCCGCCTGGCGTGTGTTCCGGGCCGCCGGTGACCGGGCCCCGGTCGGCCAGGGACCCCGGTTGCCCGACCCGCCGCAGTGGCGCCGCTTCGCCGGCGGCCCGCCGATCCCCCTGCCCGATCTCGACGACACCCGGGCCGCAGAGCGCCGCCTGGGCGAGGCCCAGGACCTGGTGCAGCTGCGCGACGAGGAGATCGACGTCGTGAACGCGGCGATCCTGCTGCGCCGCCCGCTCCTGGTGACCGGGCCGCCCGGTGTGGGCAAGTCCACCCTCGCGTACCTCATCGCCCAGGAACTGGGCCTCGGCCGCGTCCTCCAGTGGGGCATCGTCTCGCGCAGCAGGCTGTCCGGCGGACTCTATTCGTACGACGCGATCGGCCGCGCCCAGGCCGTCGCCGCCTGGCGGGCGGGCGCCGACCCCGGCCAGGACGGTGAACTGCCGCCGCGGATGGGTGACTTCCTCACCCTCGGGCCGCTGGGCACCGCGCTCCTCCCGTATGAACAGCCCCGTGTCCTGCTCATCGACGAACTCGACAAGTGCGATGTCGACCTGCCCCACGACCTGCTGCACGTGATGGAGAACGGGTCCTACGAGATCCCGGAACTGATGCGCAGCGCCGAACCCGAGGCGAGCGTGTTCACCGACGACCCGGGGGTGCGGACCACGGTGCGCCACGGCCGGATCGAGTGCCGCGCGTTCCCGATCGTCGTGATCACCAGCAACGGCGAACGCGAGTTCCCGCTGCCGCTGCGCCGCCGCTGCCTCCCGCTGGAGCTGCGGCTGCCCTCGCGCGAACAGCTCGTCGCGATCGTGTCGAGCCATCTGCGCGGCAGCGAGGACGTCGTGGGCCCCCTGCTCGACCAGTTCGAGCGCCGGGTGAAGGACGGAGGAACCCACTCGGTCGACCAACTCCTCAACGCCGTCCAGCTGGTGACCTCGCGTGGTTTTCAGCACGACACCCACGGGCGTAAGC includes:
- a CDS encoding effector-associated domain 2-containing protein, which produces MTLLAKELIALGCIRDAGQRSLFIELVASETGLEVSERGLEPRAEMVALLNKVLPHERGLPALKGAVEALASPEAAESLARIAVREARGVETRGTPSLQPVLSVKVARQARELLASGSPVPRAALHTALARELRIELPDCDDAVDFFDHLLEQNAQYDGLPPVVVLVEVAADLGAARAPELRAWSDGWAEDAGHEATLAERRERISGRAAVDPTVPRALVVMIDPADDSSDRVFVRHWVNAAAGIWQPIALGVESATLDTLAAVVDRALRHGEAQWAHRPDDGPVHIEFVLPHALLNHDMARLEIDSDTAPLPVSLRYYVHLRSLDRMRARDPAQLRRWRARWGTFQSATAAEAYRWSAQGPLDLGRWRARLAARPEKTAVILQHPAVREQGLEALAAALAEGVGLAAWDRRENMPGSVEVLQLILGTSPTQLPAKVHQLRTQAETDDVGPLLVGRHIAFLWDDPNRLVDCEEMPA
- a CDS encoding carboxylesterase family protein, coding for MTDATATAPVRTTTGLVRGRTRGPLHVFRGIPYAQPPVGALHLAAPVPALTWDGVRDAVAFGPPPPQSLATAVPRTAAPEGDDWLTVNVWSPELGAARLPVLVYVYGGAYLTGSADGPPYDGAALAERGVVVVTFNHRVGAEGFGVFDGAPANRGLLDQVAALRWVRENIGAFGGDPDRVTVFGESAGAGAVASLLAMPSAAGLVRAAIAQSVPGTFFTRELARDIGARIAERLGAPGASAADLAAHSPTRCATRPTR
- a CDS encoding MoxR family ATPase translates to MTEQYGAAGAPPAWRVFRAAGDRAPVGQGPRLPDPPQWRRFAGGPPIPLPDLDDTRAAERRLGEAQDLVQLRDEEIDVVNAAILLRRPLLVTGPPGVGKSTLAYLIAQELGLGRVLQWGIVSRSRLSGGLYSYDAIGRAQAVAAWRAGADPGQDGELPPRMGDFLTLGPLGTALLPYEQPRVLLIDELDKCDVDLPHDLLHVMENGSYEIPELMRSAEPEASVFTDDPGVRTTVRHGRIECRAFPIVVITSNGEREFPLPLRRRCLPLELRLPSREQLVAIVSSHLRGSEDVVGPLLDQFERRVKDGGTHSVDQLLNAVQLVTSRGFQHDTHGRKLVEMLLRDLAKGR